One window from the genome of Microbulbifer sp. ALW1 encodes:
- a CDS encoding gluconate 5-dehydrogenase produces MSKSLFDLTGKLALVTGATHGLGMAMAEGLGNAGAKLVITGHSSQEKLDGAVAALREKGYDAHGYLFNVTNEDEVNEMVPVIEQEQGPIDVLVNNAGIIRRVPLLEMELSEWNKVLETNLTGVMVMSRPVVRRMIERGAGKIINICSMMSELGRDSVSAYAASKGGLKMLTQNMATEWARHNIQVNGIGPGYFATSQTAPIRVDGHPFNDFIIGRTPAGRWGNPEDLQGAAVFLSSDASNFVNGQVVYVDGGILATIGKPSNE; encoded by the coding sequence ATGTCCAAGTCACTGTTTGACTTAACCGGAAAACTCGCCCTGGTAACCGGCGCTACCCACGGCCTCGGCATGGCGATGGCGGAAGGCCTGGGTAACGCCGGTGCCAAGCTGGTAATTACCGGTCACTCCTCCCAGGAAAAGCTGGATGGCGCCGTCGCCGCGCTGCGCGAAAAGGGCTATGACGCCCACGGTTACCTGTTCAACGTCACCAATGAAGACGAAGTGAACGAGATGGTGCCGGTGATCGAACAGGAGCAGGGCCCCATTGATGTACTGGTGAATAACGCCGGCATTATCCGCCGCGTGCCGCTGCTGGAAATGGAACTGTCCGAGTGGAACAAGGTGCTGGAAACCAACCTGACCGGTGTGATGGTGATGAGCCGTCCGGTGGTGCGCCGTATGATCGAGCGCGGTGCGGGCAAGATCATCAACATCTGTTCCATGATGAGCGAACTGGGTCGCGACAGTGTTTCGGCCTACGCCGCTTCCAAGGGCGGCCTGAAAATGCTGACCCAGAATATGGCCACCGAGTGGGCGCGCCACAATATTCAGGTGAACGGTATTGGCCCCGGCTATTTTGCCACCAGCCAGACGGCGCCGATTCGTGTGGATGGCCACCCGTTCAATGATTTCATCATTGGTCGTACCCCCGCGGGCCGCTGGGGTAACCCGGAAGACCTGCAGGGTGCTGCGGTATTCCTTTCCAGTGACGCGAGCAATTTCGTCAATGGTCAGGTGGTGTATGTGGATGGCGGCATTCTGGCGACCATTGGCAAGCCTTCGAACGAATAA
- a CDS encoding glycoside hydrolase family 88 protein: MKLFEPSNRTPSLSVLAFALTAATLTACGEKAAVESAQSPEPAVQAEKPGAIASLELANPSDFPRLDEAVYLSYYELGLKAGFASPIAVWNQAEQIPVQAIDKDADGEKDGILFTVDVAVDETLKLRIAKADAEYAQHTKRTQAEISHKVGGEWKEREYLGGSFQNVSSLEVPKEHTDHSWYIRYEGPGIESDLVGYRVYLDWRNGFDIFGKQTLEPVLQNVGQDGFDSYHESADWGMDILKVGSAVGVGGYGYWDGEKVIRVSNVQDWQADITENGDLYSSFKIQYKGWKPTEDLQTDLTAVLSMHAGSRLVEVNAKTSEELDNLIAGIVDHEGTELIVGDMDITGHAYTYIGTYGAQSLDGANLGMAVLAKRKAIKETTKDEHNQVAILKPAGNEVQYYFVAAWANEVASEHGPITSKAQFETYLQQEAEKLTMPLRQRLTTAASVAETEQPLTAEVALAWSKRLADSELERKTLEYAYGGYDHIRKRPSYFEYTTGMVMQAYDELNQVSPDARYADAVQQVMGSFVADDGSINGYVQDKYNIDSVRAGTMLLRMYERNHDENYKKAVDHLYEQLEHHPRTEAGAFWHKKIYPHQVWLDGVYMGIPFLAQYEQLMHDKPNVEEVLAEFKLVNQILKDPQTGLFYHAWDEKRQQVWADKETGLSGYHWARGMGWLAMALVDVLDYIPRENTEERQYLLNMITEIAPVIEKYQDPATGTWWQIIDKPGERGNYLESSASTMFTYFFAKALNEGYLPKGKYLGTAKKAYKGLLDEFVQVHADGTISITDMCQVAGLGFGRDGSYEYYMSEPIYDDDPKGTAPFITSGVEMYKLLKSES, encoded by the coding sequence GTGAAACTGTTTGAACCGTCCAACCGAACCCCGAGCCTGAGCGTGCTGGCCTTTGCGCTGACCGCGGCAACGCTGACCGCCTGCGGAGAGAAAGCCGCGGTAGAGTCTGCGCAATCCCCGGAACCGGCTGTACAGGCTGAAAAGCCCGGTGCCATCGCCAGCCTGGAGCTCGCTAACCCCTCGGACTTCCCGCGTCTGGACGAAGCGGTTTACCTCAGCTACTACGAACTCGGATTGAAAGCCGGATTTGCGTCGCCGATTGCGGTGTGGAACCAGGCAGAACAGATTCCGGTACAGGCCATCGACAAAGATGCCGACGGGGAAAAAGACGGCATCCTCTTCACCGTGGATGTGGCTGTCGATGAAACCCTGAAACTGCGCATCGCCAAAGCCGATGCAGAATACGCCCAGCACACCAAACGCACCCAGGCGGAAATTTCCCACAAGGTGGGTGGTGAATGGAAAGAGCGTGAATATCTCGGTGGCAGTTTCCAGAACGTAAGCTCGCTGGAAGTGCCCAAAGAGCACACCGACCACTCCTGGTATATCCGCTACGAGGGCCCGGGTATCGAGTCCGACCTGGTGGGCTATCGCGTATACCTCGACTGGCGCAATGGTTTCGATATTTTCGGCAAGCAGACCCTCGAGCCAGTACTCCAGAACGTGGGCCAGGACGGTTTCGATTCCTACCATGAGTCCGCCGACTGGGGCATGGATATTCTGAAAGTGGGCAGCGCCGTGGGCGTTGGTGGCTACGGCTACTGGGATGGCGAAAAAGTCATTCGCGTAAGCAACGTGCAGGACTGGCAGGCCGATATTACCGAAAACGGTGACCTCTACTCCTCGTTCAAGATCCAGTACAAAGGCTGGAAACCCACCGAAGATTTGCAGACCGACCTGACCGCGGTGCTTTCCATGCACGCCGGCAGCCGTCTGGTGGAAGTGAATGCGAAAACCAGTGAAGAGCTGGATAACCTGATTGCCGGTATCGTCGATCACGAAGGTACCGAGCTGATTGTCGGCGACATGGACATCACCGGTCACGCCTACACCTATATCGGCACCTACGGCGCGCAGAGCCTGGACGGCGCCAACCTGGGTATGGCGGTACTGGCCAAGCGTAAAGCCATCAAGGAAACCACCAAAGACGAGCACAACCAGGTGGCCATCCTGAAACCGGCGGGCAACGAGGTTCAATATTACTTTGTCGCCGCCTGGGCCAATGAAGTGGCCAGCGAACACGGCCCTATTACCAGCAAAGCCCAGTTTGAAACCTACCTGCAGCAGGAAGCCGAAAAGCTGACTATGCCTTTGCGCCAGCGTCTGACTACGGCCGCAAGCGTTGCTGAAACCGAGCAGCCGCTGACTGCCGAAGTCGCCCTCGCGTGGAGCAAGCGCCTGGCGGACTCCGAACTGGAGCGCAAGACACTCGAGTATGCATATGGCGGTTACGACCATATCCGCAAACGTCCGTCTTACTTCGAATACACCACTGGCATGGTGATGCAGGCCTACGACGAACTGAACCAGGTTTCTCCAGACGCCCGCTATGCGGATGCTGTGCAACAAGTCATGGGTTCTTTTGTCGCCGACGATGGCAGCATCAACGGGTATGTACAGGACAAGTACAACATCGACAGCGTTCGCGCCGGCACCATGCTGCTGCGCATGTACGAGCGTAACCACGATGAAAATTACAAGAAAGCCGTAGATCACCTCTACGAGCAGCTGGAACACCACCCGCGTACCGAAGCCGGTGCTTTCTGGCACAAGAAAATCTACCCGCACCAGGTCTGGCTAGACGGCGTCTACATGGGCATTCCGTTCCTTGCCCAGTATGAACAGCTGATGCACGACAAGCCCAACGTGGAAGAAGTGCTGGCTGAATTCAAACTGGTGAATCAGATCCTGAAAGATCCGCAAACCGGTCTCTTCTATCACGCCTGGGATGAGAAGCGTCAACAGGTTTGGGCTGACAAGGAAACCGGCCTCTCCGGTTACCACTGGGCCCGCGGCATGGGTTGGCTGGCGATGGCGCTGGTGGACGTGCTGGACTATATCCCGCGGGAAAATACCGAAGAGCGCCAGTACCTGCTGAACATGATCACGGAGATCGCACCGGTGATCGAAAAGTACCAGGACCCGGCAACCGGTACCTGGTGGCAGATCATCGACAAGCCCGGTGAGCGTGGTAACTATCTGGAGTCCTCTGCCAGCACCATGTTTACCTATTTCTTCGCCAAGGCGTTGAACGAAGGTTATCTGCCCAAGGGCAAATACCTGGGTACCGCGAAAAAAGCCTATAAGGGTCTGCTGGATGAGTTCGTGCAGGTGCATGCCGACGGCACCATCAGCATCACCGACATGTGTCAGGTGGCCGGCCTCGGCTTCGGCCGCGATGGCAGCTACGAGTACTACATGAGCGAGCCGATTTACGACGACGACCCCAAGGGCACCGCGCCGTTTATCACTTCCGGCGTCGAGATGTACAAGCTGCTGAAGTCAGAGTCTTAA
- the kduI gene encoding 5-dehydro-4-deoxy-D-glucuronate isomerase produces the protein MTTVFEERYASHPSDYVKYDTDRLRKEFLVPKLFEADTVRLTYTHVDRMIVGGIMPVEKTVQLETVEELRSEYFLERREIGFINIGGAGTVEVDGKVHEIGHKEALYVGRGSVEVKLNSADKSNPAKFYLNSAPAHRAYPTVKVSKADANVMERGASETCNQRVINQLLVHGVIETCQLQMGMTELAPGSVWNTMPAHTHSRRMEAYMYFNVPEDQAVCHFMGPPQQTRTIWMHNEQAVISPTWSLHSGVGTANYTFIWGMAGENLDYDDMDFVQPHELR, from the coding sequence ATGACCACCGTATTTGAAGAGCGCTACGCCAGTCACCCGAGTGACTATGTGAAGTACGATACCGACCGTCTTCGTAAAGAGTTTCTCGTACCGAAACTCTTCGAAGCGGATACGGTGCGCCTTACCTACACCCATGTAGATCGCATGATCGTTGGCGGCATCATGCCGGTGGAAAAAACCGTACAACTGGAAACCGTCGAGGAACTGCGCTCCGAGTATTTCCTCGAGCGCCGCGAGATCGGATTCATCAATATCGGTGGCGCCGGTACTGTGGAAGTCGATGGCAAGGTGCACGAGATCGGTCACAAGGAAGCACTCTACGTGGGGCGCGGTTCCGTTGAGGTAAAGCTGAATAGTGCGGACAAATCCAATCCGGCCAAGTTCTACCTGAACTCCGCGCCGGCACACCGTGCCTATCCAACAGTAAAAGTAAGCAAAGCCGACGCGAATGTCATGGAGCGGGGCGCCAGTGAAACCTGCAATCAGCGGGTGATCAATCAGCTGCTGGTACACGGTGTCATCGAGACCTGCCAATTGCAGATGGGTATGACCGAGCTGGCGCCGGGCAGTGTCTGGAATACCATGCCGGCCCATACCCACAGCCGCCGCATGGAAGCCTACATGTATTTCAATGTGCCTGAAGATCAAGCGGTATGCCATTTCATGGGCCCGCCCCAGCAGACCCGTACGATCTGGATGCACAACGAGCAAGCGGTGATCTCTCCCACCTGGTCACTGCACTCCGGCGTAGGTACCGCCAATTACACCTTTATCTGGGGTATGGCGGGTGAAAACCTGGATTACGATGATATGGATTTTGTGCAGCCCCACGAGTTGCGTTGA